AAATAGGCCGGATAACATCATCGAACCAAACCGGTGAAGCTCCACCGGTTTGGTTCGTTTTGGGCGGGTGCATACCATTTCGCGCTCGGATGTTTCAACGCCAGCTTGGGTAAGTCGCTGGGAAACAGCGCATCCATGAAGGCCAGAATGTCCTCACCGGATTCCTTTCCAACTCCGGTGAGGCAAAAAAGTCCATTTTCCCATCGGTCCCCGCGGCAAAGCCGTCGATGGTGACCCACTCCGGAAGAATTAAGTTTCTCATGAACCGTTTCGGACGGTTGTCGCAATCCCGGTGTCAGTGATTGATTCGTTCAGACGGGTTTTTCCTCTGCCCCCGGCCGCCCCTGCTCGTCGGAACTCAGGTGGCGGATTACCCGGCAAGGATTCCCGGCGGCAAACACATCCGACGGAATATCCCGCGTCACGACGCTACCCGCTCCAATAATGGTCCGGTCGCCGATGGTGACGCCCGGACAAATGACGGCACTGCCCCCCACCCAGACATCCTCCCCGATCACAATCGGTTTGGCAAACTCCAGCCCCGACGCCCGCACCTGCCAGTCGGTCGGGTGGGTTGCGGTGTAAATCTGGACGTTTGGTCCGAACAGGGTCCGGCTGCCGATGGTCACGTACGTCACATCCAGCACGATGCAGTTGAAATTGAAAAAGACCCTTTCCCCGGCGATGATGTTGCTGCCGTAATCGCAGTAAAAGGGCGGTTGTAACCACAACCCTTCCCCCGCCTGCGGAATGAGTTCCTTCAGGATGCGGGCCCGTTCGTCCGGCTGATCTTCCGGGCAGGCATTCAGTTCCTGAATCAACAGGCGGGTGCGAACCCGTTCTTCGGCCAGTTGCGGATCCACGGCATCGTACAACTCGCCGGCCAGCATTTTTTCTTTTTCCGTTTTCATCCAATAAGGGAAAGTAGCAATACGGTATGAACCGGGGAACGCGGGTCACGGTTTTACGAAATTTCCGGGTATGCCATTAGGTTGCGGTTCAAATGCGCTTTATTGACGAAATACGTCATGAAATGATGCCGAAGAAAACCGTTCTGATCACCGGAAGCACCAGCGGAATCGGACTGGCCCTGGCCCGCGCCTTTGCCCGCGAAGGGTATAACCTGATTTTTAACGGGCTCGAACCGGATGGTGACCAGATTGCCGCCACGGTAGCCCGGGAACACCGCATCGAGCATGTTTTCGACGGGGCCAATATGCTGAATCCTCAGGCCCTGCGGGCTATGATCGGACGGGCGCAGGAGCGGTTTGGTACGATTGACGTGCTAATTAACAACGCCGGAATTCAGCATGTGTCGCCGGTCGAGACGTTTCCGGAGGAAAAATGGGACGCCATTATCGGCATCAACCTGACGGCGGCTTTCCACCTGACGAAAGCCGTCTGGCCCGCCATGAAGGAGCAGCGGTTTGGCCGCATCATCAACATCGCGTCGGCCCACGGCCTGGTGGCTTCGGCGTACAAAAGCGCCTACGTGGCCGCCAAACACGGTCTGGTGGGTTTCACCAAAACCGTGGCCCTGGAAGGTGCACCCCACGGCATTACCGCCAACGCCATCTGCCCCGGTTACGTCCGGACACCGCTGGTCGAAAAACAGATTGCCGACCAGGCCCGAACGCACCAGATTCCCGAGCAGGATGTGGTTGAAAAAGTAATCCTGACCAAACAGGCTATCAAGGATTTTATTTCGCCCGAATCCATTGCGGCACTCTGCCTGTTTCTGGCTTCCGACGGGGCGGCTACGCTCACCGGCGCAGCCCTGCCCATCGACGGGGGCTGGTCGGCTCAGTAACCCAATCAAACCCAGCGTTTGTCTACAAAGTAAGTAGAACTAGTAGCCCATTCTTTTTTTGAAGAAATAGGTTTCTTACTTTTACCGCTCCTTGTCCCAGCCGAATTATGTCTAAACGCATCGTCACCCTCCTTTTACTGCTTGCCCTGTCGCCCCTTGCAATCGCCCAGAACCGCCCGAATGCAACGGCCCAGCGACCCAACATCATCTTTATTCTGGCCGATGACCTGGGCTACGGCGACATTGGCGTCAACGGCCAGAAGCTGATCAAAACCCCGAACATCGACCGGTTGGCGGCTGAGGGAATGCGGTTTACGCAATTTTACGCGGGCACCTCGGTTTGCGCCCCTTCGCGGTCGGCGCTCATGACGGGCCAGCACACGGGTCACACCTACATCCGGGGCAACAAAAGCGTGGAGCCGGAGGGCCAGCAACCCATCGCCGACTCGGTCGTTACGATGGGCGAAATTCTGCAAAAAGCGGGTTACACAACGGCGGCTTTCGGCAAGTGGGGGCTGGGGCCGGTCGGGTCGGAAGGAGACCCGAACAAGCAGGGGTTCGACCGGTTTTACGGCTACAACTGCCAGAGTCTGGCCCACCGCTATTACCCCAACCACCTCTGGAACAACAGCGAAAAAATCGTTTTAAAGGAAAACGAAAATCTGACCCGGCAGAAGCAGTATGCACCCGATCTGATTCAGCAGCAGGCCCTGAATTTTGTGCAATCCAGCGACGCGCAAAAGCCGTTTTTCCTGTTTTTACCCTACATCCTGCCCCACGCTGAACTGCTGGTTCCCAACGACAGCATTTTCCAGTATTACAAAGGCCAGTTTGCGGAGAAGCCGTTCAAGGGGGCTGACTATGGCCCCGACGCCAAGGATGGCGGCTACGCATCGCAGGAATTTCCGCATGCCACCTTCGCGGCTATGGTAACGCGGCTCGACCTGTACGTCGGGCAGATTCTGGCGGCTCTGAAAGCCAAAGGGCTGGACCAGAACACGCTTATAATTTTTTCCAGCGACAACGGTCCGCACCTGGAAGGGGGCGCCGATCCGAAATTTTTCAACAGCGGGGGCGGGTTTCGCGGGTTTAAACGCGACCTCTACGAAGGCGGTATCCGCGAACCAATGATTGCCCGCTGGCCCGGAACCATCAAGGCCGGCACCCAGAACGATTACGTTGGCGCCTTCTGGGATTTACTGCCCACCTTTGCCGAACTGGCCGGTACGAAAGCCCCCGCTCCCGTCGACGGCATTTCGTTTGTGCCGGCGCTGACTGGCAAAGGCAAGCAACCAAAACACGATTTCCTTTACTGGGAATTTCACGAGCAGGGCGGGAAGCAGGCCGTGCGGCAGGGCAACTGGAAAGCCGTGCGGCTCAACGCAGCCGCCAATCCGGGCGGTGCTGTCGAGTTGTATGACCTGGCGAAAGACCCGACCGAAACAACCAACCTGGCCGCGAAAAATCCGGCCAAGGCTCAGGAACTGGGTCGTCTGATGAACCAGTCGCACGTAGCGTCGGCCCTGTTTCCGTTCGGGAGTGAGAAGAACTGACCGGTTTCGCCCAATCCGTTTC
This Larkinella insperata DNA region includes the following protein-coding sequences:
- a CDS encoding sugar O-acetyltransferase — translated: MKTEKEKMLAGELYDAVDPQLAEERVRTRLLIQELNACPEDQPDERARILKELIPQAGEGLWLQPPFYCDYGSNIIAGERVFFNFNCIVLDVTYVTIGSRTLFGPNVQIYTATHPTDWQVRASGLEFAKPIVIGEDVWVGGSAVICPGVTIGDRTIIGAGSVVTRDIPSDVFAAGNPCRVIRHLSSDEQGRPGAEEKPV
- a CDS encoding 3-hydroxybutyrate dehydrogenase; amino-acid sequence: MMPKKTVLITGSTSGIGLALARAFAREGYNLIFNGLEPDGDQIAATVAREHRIEHVFDGANMLNPQALRAMIGRAQERFGTIDVLINNAGIQHVSPVETFPEEKWDAIIGINLTAAFHLTKAVWPAMKEQRFGRIINIASAHGLVASAYKSAYVAAKHGLVGFTKTVALEGAPHGITANAICPGYVRTPLVEKQIADQARTHQIPEQDVVEKVILTKQAIKDFISPESIAALCLFLASDGAATLTGAALPIDGGWSAQ
- a CDS encoding arylsulfatase; its protein translation is MSKRIVTLLLLLALSPLAIAQNRPNATAQRPNIIFILADDLGYGDIGVNGQKLIKTPNIDRLAAEGMRFTQFYAGTSVCAPSRSALMTGQHTGHTYIRGNKSVEPEGQQPIADSVVTMGEILQKAGYTTAAFGKWGLGPVGSEGDPNKQGFDRFYGYNCQSLAHRYYPNHLWNNSEKIVLKENENLTRQKQYAPDLIQQQALNFVQSSDAQKPFFLFLPYILPHAELLVPNDSIFQYYKGQFAEKPFKGADYGPDAKDGGYASQEFPHATFAAMVTRLDLYVGQILAALKAKGLDQNTLIIFSSDNGPHLEGGADPKFFNSGGGFRGFKRDLYEGGIREPMIARWPGTIKAGTQNDYVGAFWDLLPTFAELAGTKAPAPVDGISFVPALTGKGKQPKHDFLYWEFHEQGGKQAVRQGNWKAVRLNAAANPGGAVELYDLAKDPTETTNLAAKNPAKAQELGRLMNQSHVASALFPFGSEKN